From bacterium, a single genomic window includes:
- a CDS encoding MFS transporter codes for MTSSAVLLFLLSFGHMCTDIVQGALPALLPFLKERFGLSYAVTGTLLMAAHLTSSVIQPLFGYITDRRPFPILLPLGCAISGIGIALVPYSPSFGFLVAFIMFTGLGTAAFHPEGFKATACIASERRATGMSLFSVGGNLGFAIGSPAAIFLVSRYGLPGASGLLLPVAVAAFLFLPALPAIRSRIESAASSPRKNAMSGVERPLYAVSLIILIVVLRSWIQLGLATYIPFLYQAQLKSDPAYVATLLFFFLGSGTVGTVIGGPLADRFGHRRLLFFSLALQIPLIFLFLRSSGWLVFASAALLGGTIVSTFSVTIVMAQELFPKRMATASGAIAGFAIGTGGVGVTLIGAVADRYGVPAATHLINVLPAIGALLTLLLPLPWKAGKER; via the coding sequence GTGACCTCCTCCGCCGTCCTGCTCTTTCTCCTCTCCTTCGGGCACATGTGCACGGACATCGTGCAGGGGGCCCTGCCCGCGCTCCTCCCGTTCCTCAAGGAGCGGTTCGGCCTGTCGTACGCCGTCACGGGGACGCTGCTGATGGCGGCGCATCTCACATCGTCCGTGATCCAGCCGCTGTTCGGCTACATCACGGACCGGCGCCCCTTCCCCATCCTGCTGCCCCTGGGGTGCGCGATCTCCGGCATCGGGATCGCCTTGGTGCCGTACTCCCCGTCGTTCGGCTTCCTCGTGGCGTTCATCATGTTCACGGGGCTGGGTACCGCGGCGTTCCATCCGGAGGGGTTCAAGGCGACCGCGTGCATCGCCTCCGAGCGCAGGGCCACGGGGATGTCCCTCTTCTCCGTGGGGGGGAACCTCGGCTTCGCCATCGGCTCCCCGGCGGCGATCTTCCTCGTCTCGAGGTACGGGCTCCCGGGGGCATCCGGCCTCCTCCTGCCGGTCGCCGTCGCCGCTTTCCTGTTCCTCCCCGCCCTGCCGGCCATCCGGAGCCGGATCGAATCGGCAGCTTCCTCCCCGCGGAAGAACGCGATGAGCGGAGTGGAGCGCCCCCTCTACGCAGTGTCGCTCATCATCCTGATCGTGGTGCTGCGCTCGTGGATCCAGCTGGGGCTCGCCACCTACATCCCCTTCCTCTACCAGGCGCAGTTGAAAAGCGATCCGGCGTACGTCGCCACCCTTCTTTTCTTCTTCCTCGGCTCCGGCACCGTGGGCACGGTGATCGGGGGGCCGCTGGCGGACCGGTTCGGGCACCGGAGGCTCCTCTTTTTCTCCCTCGCCCTGCAGATCCCCCTCATCTTCCTGTTCCTGAGGTCGTCGGGTTGGCTCGTCTTCGCGTCGGCCGCGCTCCTGGGCGGGACCATCGTCTCGACCTTCTCGGTCACGATCGTGATGGCCCAGGAGCTGTTCCCGAAACGGATGGCCACGGCCTCGGGCGCCATCGCCGGGTTCGCCATCGGAACGGGCGGAGTCGGCGTCACCCTGATCGGGGCGGTGGCCGACCGGTACGGCGTCCCGGCCGCGACGCACCTCATCAACGTCCTGCCCGCGATCGGCGCCCTCCTCACATTGCTCCTGCCGCTGCCGTGGAAGGCCGGGAAGGAGCGTTGA
- the epmA gene encoding EF-P lysine aminoacylase EpmA, with translation MDYGRKETWRRLAAGEMSWQALRARAAILERIRGFFRERDFLEVDPPIAQAYPNIDPNIYPVKIADASGKEVRFHLHTSPEPAMKKLLAAGSGDIFFLGKVFRDREGSPLHSPEFTMLEWYRVGGNAETVMRDVEELVRTLARSVSDGPSVRREGREIPVDGPWGRWELDDAFRERFGCGMTEERGLREALTRRGARPGAEESWEDLFFRACLDGIEPALVERGACFLTGYPASLAAMARRRPGRPEVSERFEGFIAGVELVNGYEELTDPVEQEARLLALADRHRRATGETLPVDPEFLAALRLGLPACAGAALGVDRLIMLLLGTDDIADGMYR, from the coding sequence ATGGATTACGGACGGAAGGAGACGTGGCGGCGGCTCGCGGCCGGCGAGATGTCGTGGCAGGCGTTGCGGGCGCGGGCCGCGATCCTCGAGAGGATCCGCGGCTTCTTCCGCGAGCGGGATTTCCTCGAAGTGGATCCGCCGATCGCGCAGGCGTATCCGAACATCGACCCGAACATCTATCCGGTGAAGATCGCCGACGCCTCCGGCAAGGAGGTGCGGTTCCACCTCCACACCTCCCCCGAACCGGCGATGAAGAAGCTGCTCGCCGCCGGGTCGGGCGACATCTTTTTTCTCGGGAAGGTGTTCCGGGACCGCGAGGGATCGCCGCTCCATTCCCCCGAGTTCACGATGCTCGAATGGTACCGGGTGGGCGGCAACGCGGAAACGGTGATGCGCGACGTCGAGGAGCTGGTCCGGACGCTGGCCCGGTCCGTGAGCGACGGGCCGTCGGTCCGCCGCGAAGGGAGGGAGATTCCGGTCGACGGGCCGTGGGGGCGGTGGGAGCTCGATGACGCCTTCCGGGAGCGGTTCGGCTGCGGCATGACGGAGGAACGGGGACTCCGCGAGGCGCTCACCCGCCGGGGGGCGCGGCCGGGAGCGGAGGAATCGTGGGAGGACCTCTTCTTCCGTGCCTGCCTTGACGGGATCGAACCCGCGCTCGTCGAACGCGGCGCCTGTTTCCTCACGGGGTATCCCGCGTCCCTCGCCGCGATGGCCCGCCGCCGGCCCGGACGCCCCGAGGTGTCGGAGCGGTTCGAGGGCTTCATCGCCGGCGTCGAACTCGTGAACGGGTACGAGGAGCTGACCGACCCGGTGGAGCAGGAGGCCCGCCTGCTCGCCCTGGCCGATCGCCACCGGCGGGCGACCGGCGAGACGCTCCCCGTCGATCCGGAGTTCCTCGCCGCGCTGCGCCTCGGCCTCCCCGCCTGCGCGGGGGCTGCGTTGGGGGTCGACCGGCTCATAATGCTCCTGCTGGGGACGGACGACATCGCGGACGGGATGTACCGGTGA
- a CDS encoding ATP-binding protein — protein MRWKNSLAIPVIALLLVVAVGMLMIGYFINDRVFYTALEEREKDKANSIRFATKSIIDSEVRKLSTLSGILKTDGGIVAGLARYHRTGGDIRLLKSAMDDLYWRLDTQICLVTDTDGVVLYRANEPLKRGDMHMVWGFEEAVMGTDVTGASEGPKGWAIRALAPVRVGKQVSGVLILGTRLDDSFASKISNETGAKISFANLNGVLSGTGRKDIFPPDPSLIRYSLLEQVPIFRMNLEGYKATQYTPIKVVDETFCLIIDTDMGIVHGMLLRNRMKLVKTGALLLAVVLFLGVGATYMLVRPLKKLQRETQEIVREFTGADLPVNTDGNEIHTLETAFARMVEAIRTHIFAREKAENELRRSGEQLRQAQKMEAVGRLAGGVAHDFNNLLTVINGYSEVLLRRLGDNDPARREIGEIRKAGDRAASLTRQLLAFSRKQVMKLQTVRINEVVSSLGAMLKRLIGEDIDLSTTLSAGLWTVTADPHQVEQVVLNLAVNARDAMPSGGRLSLSTANVSFDAPDDRDGVSIPAGRYVRIEIADTGCGMDAETRSQIFEPFFTTKEKGKGTGLGLSMVHGIVMQTGGHIRLRSEPGSGSTFEIYFHADKGPAGTEGPATVAAELPAAPGGGETVLVVEDEMSVRELVTEGLEQEGYTILSACNGSEAITAAELHEGTIDLLLTDLVMPGINGMELARQLMPSRPAMKVICMSGHSEEAIERFHDMGDRASFLQKPVTPSLISRKVREVLDTRTV, from the coding sequence TTGCGCTGGAAAAACAGCCTTGCGATCCCGGTGATCGCACTCCTCCTGGTCGTCGCCGTCGGGATGTTGATGATCGGGTATTTCATCAACGACCGGGTCTTCTACACCGCCCTGGAAGAGAGGGAAAAGGACAAGGCGAACAGCATCCGGTTCGCCACCAAGTCCATCATCGACTCCGAGGTCCGGAAACTCTCCACCCTGTCGGGCATCCTGAAGACGGATGGCGGGATCGTGGCGGGCCTTGCCCGGTACCATCGCACGGGAGGGGACATCCGCCTCCTCAAGTCCGCCATGGACGATCTCTACTGGCGGCTCGACACCCAGATCTGCCTCGTGACGGATACGGACGGCGTCGTCCTGTACCGCGCGAACGAGCCGCTGAAGCGGGGAGACATGCACATGGTGTGGGGTTTCGAGGAGGCGGTCATGGGGACCGACGTCACCGGGGCGTCCGAGGGGCCGAAGGGATGGGCGATACGCGCACTGGCTCCTGTCCGGGTGGGGAAACAGGTCTCCGGGGTCCTGATCCTGGGAACCCGGCTCGACGATTCCTTCGCATCGAAGATCTCCAACGAAACGGGCGCGAAGATATCGTTCGCGAACCTGAACGGGGTGCTGTCCGGCACGGGCAGGAAAGACATCTTCCCCCCCGATCCGTCCCTCATCCGCTACAGCCTCCTCGAGCAGGTCCCGATCTTCCGCATGAACCTCGAGGGGTACAAGGCGACGCAGTACACGCCCATCAAGGTCGTCGACGAGACGTTCTGCCTGATCATCGATACCGACATGGGAATCGTCCACGGGATGCTGCTCCGGAACCGGATGAAACTGGTCAAGACGGGAGCCCTGCTGCTCGCCGTCGTCCTGTTCCTCGGCGTCGGGGCGACGTACATGCTCGTCCGCCCGCTGAAGAAACTGCAGCGGGAGACGCAGGAAATCGTCCGGGAGTTCACCGGCGCCGATCTTCCGGTAAACACGGACGGCAACGAGATCCATACCCTCGAGACGGCCTTCGCCCGGATGGTGGAGGCGATCCGCACCCACATCTTCGCCCGGGAGAAGGCCGAGAACGAGCTGCGGCGAAGCGGGGAGCAGTTGCGCCAGGCGCAGAAGATGGAAGCGGTCGGGCGGCTCGCGGGCGGCGTGGCCCACGATTTCAACAACCTGCTGACGGTCATCAACGGGTACAGCGAGGTGCTCCTGCGGCGGCTGGGGGACAACGATCCGGCGCGGCGGGAGATCGGAGAGATCCGGAAAGCCGGGGACCGGGCGGCGTCGCTCACCCGCCAGCTTCTTGCGTTCAGCCGGAAGCAGGTGATGAAACTGCAGACGGTCCGGATCAACGAGGTCGTATCCAGCCTCGGTGCGATGCTGAAACGGCTGATCGGGGAGGACATCGACCTTTCGACCACCCTCAGCGCGGGGCTCTGGACCGTGACGGCCGATCCGCACCAGGTCGAACAGGTGGTCCTGAACCTCGCCGTCAACGCCCGGGATGCCATGCCGTCCGGGGGCAGGCTCTCCCTCTCCACCGCCAACGTGTCTTTCGATGCGCCGGACGACCGGGACGGGGTCTCGATCCCCGCGGGACGGTACGTCCGGATCGAGATCGCGGACACGGGATGCGGGATGGACGCGGAGACGCGGTCGCAGATCTTCGAACCGTTCTTCACCACGAAGGAGAAGGGAAAGGGCACCGGGCTCGGACTGTCGATGGTGCACGGCATCGTGATGCAGACCGGGGGGCATATCCGCTTGCGGAGCGAACCGGGAAGCGGATCGACGTTCGAAATCTATTTCCACGCGGACAAGGGGCCGGCAGGGACGGAGGGCCCCGCGACGGTCGCGGCGGAACTCCCCGCGGCGCCGGGCGGTGGAGAGACCGTCCTCGTCGTCGAGGACGAGATGTCGGTCCGGGAGCTCGTCACGGAGGGATTGGAACAGGAAGGCTACACGATCCTGTCGGCCTGCAACGGCAGCGAGGCGATCACCGCCGCGGAGCTGCACGAGGGAACGATCGACCTGCTGCTCACCGACCTCGTCATGCCCGGAATCAACGGGATGGAGCTGGCGCGGCAGCTCATGCCGTCGCGGCCGGCGATGAAGGTGATCTGCATGTCCGGACATTCCGAGGAGGCGATCGAGCGGTTCCATGACATGGGCGATCGCGCCAGCTTCCTCCAGAAGCCGGTCACCCCCTCCCTCATCTCGCGGAAGGTGCGGGAGGTGCTCGACACCCGGACCGTGTAG
- a CDS encoding substrate-binding domain-containing protein: MRTTWIVCLLVAGVLCGLPSGSDAGNLSIPGTGACEPVLKSVAAAYERARPMARVAIPPSIHSEGGIRQVITGKAVLARVSRPLTREEAAKKLTYRAFARDAAVFAVGSGVRARGFTIRQIVDIFSGKVTRWEELAAGKGPIRVLIREQGDASLRALMSHYPEIRDLRFTTHGKILYRDLEMVDMLQKYRNSIGFATMTSLGATSAAVTPLAIDGIAPTKESISSGRYPVVVEYALVYREDTLTREASDFLDFLFSRAGRDALSDCGLSPAER; this comes from the coding sequence ATGCGCACGACATGGATCGTTTGCCTGCTCGTCGCGGGAGTCCTTTGCGGCCTGCCATCCGGGAGCGATGCCGGGAACCTCTCGATCCCCGGAACCGGCGCCTGCGAGCCGGTGCTGAAAAGCGTGGCGGCGGCGTATGAACGTGCGCGTCCGATGGCCCGCGTCGCCATCCCCCCGAGCATCCATTCCGAGGGGGGGATCCGCCAGGTCATCACCGGCAAAGCGGTTCTCGCGAGGGTATCGCGGCCGCTGACGCGGGAAGAAGCCGCGAAGAAACTGACGTATCGCGCCTTCGCGAGGGACGCGGCCGTCTTCGCCGTGGGATCCGGGGTACGTGCCCGCGGCTTCACGATCCGGCAGATCGTGGATATCTTCTCGGGAAAGGTGACCCGTTGGGAAGAACTGGCCGCGGGGAAAGGCCCCATCCGGGTCCTTATCCGCGAACAGGGCGACGCCAGCCTCCGGGCCCTGATGTCGCACTACCCGGAGATCCGGGACCTGCGGTTCACGACCCACGGCAAGATCCTCTACCGTGACCTGGAAATGGTGGACATGCTCCAGAAGTACCGGAACTCCATCGGCTTCGCGACGATGACGTCCCTCGGCGCGACGAGCGCCGCGGTCACTCCGCTCGCGATCGACGGGATCGCCCCGACGAAAGAGAGCATCTCCTCCGGAAGGTACCCGGTCGTGGTCGAATACGCTCTCGTCTACCGGGAAGACACGCTTACCCGGGAGGCAAGCGATTTCCTCGACTTCCTGTTCTCCCGGGCCGGAAGGGATGCGTTGTCCGACTGCGGGCTTTCACCTGCGGAAAGGTAG
- a CDS encoding cytochrome c peroxidase, producing the protein MSSPRTALLLFALLARLGTWPSMAIAAEPVSPPALAPLPPPPSPPENPTTPEKVELGKTLFFDRRLSGDGTMSCATCHDPESGFADALPVSLSYPTTRNWRNSPGLVNSAYRKTLFRDGRATSLEEQALFPMMSPFEMNRNLDYLEEALKTVPAYVDAFQAVFGGEITRQRVAMAIAAFERTLLSRDTPLDRFLRGDGAAFTAAQRAGYDLFVGKAGCAACHNGPGLEDGMFHRLGVPEDPRTEEDPRVLATARFVAKVSGFPEYRTLRGDPGRFLVTKRPADRKAFATPPLREVAATSPYMHNGAIGTLGEVIDFYDRGGGDDPGKSPMLRPLGLSREEKESLREFLSTGLSGGMPVFRPPSIP; encoded by the coding sequence GTGAGCAGCCCGCGCACCGCCCTTCTTCTCTTCGCGCTCCTTGCCCGCCTCGGCACATGGCCATCCATGGCCATCGCGGCGGAACCCGTTTCGCCGCCCGCGCTCGCGCCGCTTCCGCCCCCGCCGTCCCCCCCGGAGAACCCGACCACCCCGGAGAAGGTCGAGCTCGGGAAGACGCTTTTCTTCGACCGGCGCCTGTCGGGAGACGGGACGATGAGCTGCGCCACCTGCCACGACCCGGAGAGCGGCTTCGCGGACGCGCTTCCGGTCTCCCTCTCTTACCCGACCACGAGGAACTGGAGGAACTCCCCCGGGCTCGTGAACTCCGCGTACCGGAAGACGCTGTTCCGCGACGGGCGGGCGACTTCCCTCGAGGAGCAGGCTCTCTTCCCGATGATGAGCCCCTTCGAGATGAACCGGAACCTCGATTACCTGGAGGAGGCGCTGAAGACCGTCCCCGCCTATGTGGATGCGTTCCAGGCCGTCTTCGGCGGGGAGATCACCCGGCAGCGCGTGGCGATGGCGATCGCCGCCTTCGAGCGCACCCTCCTCTCCCGCGACACCCCGCTCGATCGGTTCCTCCGCGGAGATGGAGCCGCGTTCACCGCCGCGCAGCGGGCAGGGTACGACCTGTTCGTCGGCAAGGCCGGCTGCGCCGCGTGCCACAACGGCCCGGGCCTCGAGGACGGGATGTTCCACCGCCTCGGCGTGCCGGAGGACCCGAGGACGGAGGAGGACCCGCGGGTCCTCGCGACTGCCCGGTTCGTCGCAAAGGTGTCGGGATTCCCGGAGTACCGGACGCTCCGCGGGGACCCCGGGCGGTTCCTGGTTACGAAACGTCCGGCCGACCGGAAAGCGTTCGCCACCCCTCCGCTGCGGGAAGTGGCGGCGACCTCCCCCTACATGCACAACGGCGCCATCGGTACCCTCGGCGAAGTGATCGACTTCTACGACCGCGGCGGAGGCGATGACCCGGGGAAATCGCCGATGCTCCGGCCGCTCGGGCTGTCGAGGGAAGAAAAGGAGTCCCTCCGGGAATTTCTCTCCACGGGGCTTTCGGGCGGGATGCCGGTCTTCCGTCCGCCGTCCATTCCGTAA
- the glp gene encoding gephyrin-like molybdotransferase Glp, which yields MLKYEEAREAILDRVSPLGVERVPLDAAAGRSLAGEVRASWDLPPWDNSAMDGYAVRSADCRGESVLTVAGYQAAGGPGAGAVPPGGAVRIMTGSPIPEGCDAVVPFEEAEERDGSVRVPAPVRPRRHIRFRGEDVRAGAQVIPEGTVLRPPQIGLLASFGLAMVPVYRKPRVAILSTGDELVEPGEPLDHGKIVNSNSHALAAAVVEAGGDPVLLGIARDDRENLRGKLSAGLAADVLVTSAGVSAGDRDLVRDVLAELGVENVFWKALVKPGGPTAFAVAGGKPVFSLPGNPVSSLITFEVFVRPALRKMSGSHDPVKKTVKATLAEAVEKKPGKTQFLRVMVESGEDGYVARNAGDQNTGILRTLVLADGIAVLPRESTAFAAGEKVDVLLLYQH from the coding sequence ATGCTGAAATATGAAGAAGCGCGGGAGGCGATCCTCGATCGCGTCTCCCCGTTGGGCGTAGAGCGGGTCCCGCTGGACGCCGCGGCGGGCCGTTCGCTCGCGGGCGAGGTGCGCGCGTCGTGGGACCTTCCGCCCTGGGACAACTCGGCGATGGACGGCTACGCAGTGCGCTCCGCGGATTGCCGCGGGGAGTCCGTGCTCACGGTCGCGGGATACCAGGCCGCCGGCGGGCCGGGGGCGGGTGCGGTACCCCCCGGGGGCGCCGTCCGGATCATGACCGGCTCGCCCATCCCCGAGGGGTGCGACGCCGTCGTCCCGTTCGAGGAGGCGGAGGAGCGCGACGGTTCGGTCCGCGTCCCTGCCCCGGTCCGGCCGCGCCGGCACATCCGCTTCCGGGGAGAGGACGTCCGCGCCGGAGCGCAGGTCATCCCCGAGGGTACGGTATTGCGCCCCCCGCAGATCGGCCTGCTGGCATCCTTCGGCCTGGCGATGGTGCCGGTGTACCGGAAGCCGCGCGTCGCCATACTCTCCACGGGCGACGAACTGGTGGAACCGGGAGAACCGCTCGACCACGGAAAGATCGTCAACAGCAATTCCCACGCCCTCGCCGCAGCGGTCGTGGAGGCGGGGGGAGATCCGGTCCTCCTGGGGATCGCCCGGGACGACCGGGAGAACCTGCGCGGGAAACTCTCCGCGGGGCTTGCCGCCGACGTCCTCGTCACCTCCGCCGGAGTGTCCGCCGGAGACCGCGACCTGGTGCGGGACGTCCTCGCCGAACTCGGCGTGGAAAACGTTTTCTGGAAGGCGCTCGTCAAGCCCGGCGGTCCGACGGCGTTCGCCGTCGCGGGCGGCAAACCCGTCTTCTCCCTCCCCGGCAACCCGGTGTCCAGCCTGATCACGTTCGAGGTGTTCGTCCGCCCGGCCCTGCGGAAGATGTCGGGATCGCACGACCCGGTGAAGAAGACGGTGAAGGCGACCCTTGCGGAGGCCGTCGAAAAGAAACCCGGAAAAACGCAATTCCTCCGTGTGATGGTCGAATCGGGAGAGGACGGGTACGTCGCGCGGAATGCCGGGGACCAGAACACCGGAATCCTTCGCACGCTCGTGCTCGCCGACGGGATCGCCGTCCTCCCCCGGGAGAGCACGGCTTTCGCCGCCGGCGAGAAGGTCGACGTCCTCCTGCTCTACCAACACTGA